One genomic segment of Hypomesus transpacificus isolate Combined female chromosome 5, fHypTra1, whole genome shotgun sequence includes these proteins:
- the acer3 gene encoding alkaline ceramidase 3, producing the protein MAPSVDRLGYWGRPTSTLDWCEENYVVSFYIAEFWNTVSNLIMILPPICGAIQTFRDGLEFRYVCSFLGLTAVGVGSWCFHMTLQYEMQLLDELPMIYSTCVFVYCLYECFKQEHTISLFLITLLLIFSVLVSVVYLQWKEPVFHQVMYGALVACLVIRSIFIVTWVYPWLKPLCYTSLSVFLLGFLLWNIDNLLCDSLRATRHSLPPGVGTVTQFHAWWHILTGLGSYLHILLSLQIRSTYLKHRPKVKFLCGVWPTLHVDLQKTS; encoded by the exons ATGGCTCCCTCGGTGGACAGGCTAGGGTACTGGGGACGACCGACCTCAACTCTGGATTGGTGTGAGGAGAATTATGTCGTATCGTTTTACATTGCAGAATTCT GGAACACGGTCAGCAACCTGATTAtgatcctccctcccatctgcGGCGCCATCCAGACCTTCAGAGATGGATTAGAGTTTCGCTACGTCTGTTCCTTTCTCGGACTGACAG CTGTGGGTGTTGGTTCCTGGTGCTTCCACATGACGCTGCAATATGAGATGCAG TTACTAGACGAGTTGCCGATGATCTACAGCACCTGTGTCTTTGTCTACTGTCT ATATGAGTGCTTCAAGCAGGAGCATACCATCAGTCTATTTCTCATCACTTTGTTGTTGATCTTCAGTGTCTTAGTCAGTGTG GTCTATTTACAATGGAAGGAGCCAGTCTTTCACCAG GTTATGTATGGTGCACTTGTAGCCTGCCTAGTGATACGTTCTATCTTCATAGTGACATG GGTGTACCCGTGGCTCAAGCCCCTCTGCTACACCTCACTAAGTGTCTTCCTTCTGGGGTTTTTGCTGTGGAACATAGACAACCTCTTATGTGACTCACTGAG AGCCACTAGACATAGTCTTCCCCCTGGTGTTGGGACAGTGACACAGTTCCACGCCTGGTGGCACATCCTCACAGGCCTAGGGTCCTACCTACACATCCTGCTCAG CCTACAGATCAGGTCAACCTACCTCAAGCACAGACCAAAAGTAAAG TTTCTATGTGGGGTGTGGCCGACGCTGCACGTGGATCTCCAGAAGACAAGCTGA